In the genome of Oncorhynchus nerka isolate Pitt River linkage group LG4, Oner_Uvic_2.0, whole genome shotgun sequence, the window cacacacacacatatttatacACACACGTGTATGTTTacatcccttcaaatgagtggattcgcctatttcagccacaccgttgctgacaggtgtataaaatcaagcacacagccatgcaatctccatagagaaacattggcagtaaaatggcccttactgaagagatcagtgactttcaacgtggcaccgtcaatttctgccctactagtgctgccccggtcaactgtgagtgctgttattgtgaagtggaaacgtctaggagcaacaacggttcagccgtgaagtggtaggcttCCCACAGCCAGCATGTGTATAGGCAATAGACctagtaccacacacacactgtgggttACATTTAGGGCTTCAGTCAACATTGGCAGGTTGATATGAATGATTATTCCCATGTATTCTCTGACCTTGGGTGTGACAATGTTCTCTACTTATATGTTAGTTATTAAGCCAGTTACTGGGGCAGCTTCCTGGGCAcaaattaagcctagtcctggagaAAAAGGAAGCTCAATGGAGGCTtcgtctgtgtctgggaaactgcccTTTTGTTTAGGGAACACTGAGGATGTCTAAAGTCTTGTAGGGACATATGTTCCTGAAGGTGCACGTTGACTCACATCTGcctggatgatgatgatgtcctGGTCTTTATCCACCTGCAGCTGGGGGATGACGGGCAGCGCATCCTGCGACTCGGACATGGCCATAACTACAGCCAGCGCCGCCTCCTCCTCCGCCTCCATCTTCTCCTTGCACTTCTGGTGTTGCGTCACGTCCTCGCTGTACAttcccacctctccccctcctcccggcCCGTCCCCAGCCCGCTCCGGCGACAGCACGGCCACCTCCGACTGGAACGTGACGGTGGTGGTGTCGCCGGCAACGGGCAAAGATGCTTCCAGGAGGTCTTCCATGGAGGAGTTGAGCTCAGCAGAGGCGTCCAGTCCACGGAACTTCTCTTCCACCGGGGTGAAGCAGCTGTCCTCGCTGCTGATGAGGGTGGTGGCACCCCCCATGTGGCCCCCTGTGGAGGGGCCTTCACCTCCGGAGGCGCTGGTGGAGAGGCTGGGCTTTTCCCCTTGGAGGTCCAGCATCATGCCCATCTTGGAGGCTCTTGGAGTGGGCGAGGTGCAGAGGGTCTTGGCCCCCTCGGAGGGGGTGGGTCGGGAGGGCTTTGGTCTGTGGATCTGGCTGGAGGGGAGGGGTCGGGCCTGGGTGAAACAGGGGGAGGGGAGCTGCTTCTCTGGGTCCTTGTTGCTGAAGGGCTTCTGCTGGGGAAACCTGCGCTGGGAGCCTGGAGAGCAGGAGGAAGCAGAGGGGGCAGTTGACGCTAGCTTACTGGGGACAAAGCTCTGGGGCCGGGGTTTGGTACTGCTGTCAGGTCCtgggaaggaggggggagggtGGGAGGCGGAGGGCGAGGGGAGGCTGGGGGCTTGACTGGTAGGCGTAGAGTTCAGGCACTGGCTGAGGGGGCGGTTACGCGCCTGAACGGGGGGCTTTTGGTGCTCGGCCAGGGCCCCACCGCACGTGGAAGTGGCCATATTGGGACGCCCAGCGCTAGTGGAGATGGCCGCTAACCTCTCACTTATATCCTCAGGACTCGCTCCCACGTTGCCGGAGaaacctctccctcccttcccactGGTCATCTGGACTGTATGCGTCGGGGTGTTGCTCTCGGTCACGTTGGGCGAGTTCTGAGGTGCGGAGGGCTCAAGGAAGGCGGCGTTGGCCCGTTGGTGCGCCTCGCTGGCGCTGTGCTCCATGTTCTCCAGGCCCAGGTTGATGGCGTCCAGGATGTCCATCTCCTCGGCAATGGCGAGCAGGCGGCGGCGCATGCGGGCGTAGTGCGTGGAGCTGGTGACGCTTAGCATGTCCAGGAGCTTGACGAAGACGTGCGGCACGCGGGCCACCATGCGCGCGGCGCTCAGGAACACACGGCGAGACAGCTTGCCCACCATAGAGTGGGAGTTGTCGATGGACTGCAGCGAGAAGCTCAGTAGGGGGAGCAGCTTCTGATACCTGGACAGAGGAACATGAGAAGGACAACTTAAAAGGCTGTAgcttcctattccctatagtacaCTCTCTTGCAATAAAATCACTGTGTGAGATATAAAGACATGATTCAAGGAAGTGTTATCGAGACCAGAGTGTGGTCATCACGAGTCTCCATATTTTAATTACCATAATATCAGCAACATTAAAAACAGACCAAactagcctcccgggtggcgcagtggtctaaggcactgcaccgccaccagagactctgggttcgagcccagccTCTGTCAGAGCCGGCCACGACCAGaaggcccatggggcggcgcacaattggcctagcatcgtccgggttagggagggtttggccggcagggattgtctcatcgcgcactagcgactcctgtggcgggccaggcgcagtgtaCGCTGACCAGGttgctaggtgtacggtgtttcctccgacacattggtgcggctggcttctgggttggatgcacgctgtgttaagaatcagtgcggcttggttgggttgtgtttcggacgACGCAtgtctctcgaccttcgcctctcctgagtccgtgcgggagttgtagcgatgagacacgACAGTAacgactaacaattggataccacaaaattggggagaaaaaggaggtAAAAAAACAGACCAAACTACTGAATTACAAGCTACAAACCAGAACACCATTTTTAATAAAgtttgtagtgtttattaatAGCAATGTCCAAAGAATCCATAATAGCACATTAGGCGCCTTAATGAACTTCCCAAGCATTCAGAGTAATGGGcctggctctcgaccttcgttaTGTATCCAAGGCTACGCACTCAAACATACAAGGTTTTGACTTTGTCTAGGTGATCGAGGCTATACCAGGACAAGGTCACCATCTCAATGCTGTGAGCTCAAGGCTACGTGACTACAAGATCCAAACTACTAAGTCAGGGAAATATCACTGGGCACAACACTCATCCCTGTGgcactcctctacctctcccaggGAGTCAGACTCGAGTCAGCAGCAAGGTGAATCAGGCTATACAAGAACAAGTCTATAAGACGATAAGATTGCATACCTATCCCCCAGGGTCTGAGACTGGTGCCAGTCCCCTCCAGAGACGATGTGTGGGTAGAACTCAGCAGGGAACTCCAGCAGGAGCCTGTCAATCAGACACAGACGGCCCAGCAGGGCCTGCCAGTTATTGGCCTCCGTCTGGGGCCCCAGGATGCAGTTCAGGACATAGTCCACCCCGCCAATACCAATGGACcctgagagagatggataggaagAGACGCTTACAGCGAGTTGCCAGTTGGATGTCGAGGACCGAGGCACCTGGGCATTAATGGCCAGATGGATATTGAGTATTAAACAAGTGGCATATTTACTGTTGTTGagaaggggaaaaaaacactGAAGACATCAGATAGTCAAAGTCTCATATATAAATTCTGGTGAGTATGTGATATGGGGAGAGGACTACATTTCCACTGATAACCCAGAGGGGCTGCATGGTATTTGTAGCTCTTACCTGCTTTGAGGATCTCTCTACCTACAGCCAGCTCTCCCAGCTGGCCTTTACACAGCTCCAGTAGTGTGGACACCGACAGCTGGCTGGTACGACTGGACAAGCCACAGAATCGACAAAGAGGAACGACACACAGAATGAATGTCCATGCTAGACTGCTAATGGCGATCATTCATACCCATACTTTTATACAGTATGTTATCTCTTGTGGACAGCCTACGTTAACATTCTGACCAAATTAAGCAACATTTTAGTTCTGCCTTAAACGACATTATACAGTGTGcaacatagacctactgaaaTGAGACAGGAATCATGGAAATCAGTTGACTAACAGTATTATTATACCACAAGTAAAGGTTCCCATATTTGAGTCAGTTCTTggagatatacagtatatcatggaAATTCATATCTGGACCTGGAAGCCATTTCCACTGCTgattttcattgttcccctctgatcagtgactgatttagacctgagacaccaagtgggtgcaattaattatcaggtagaacagaaaaccagcagcaCTCCAGACCTTCAGGCTCAGATATGAATATTCCCAATAGAACTCACCACTGATCATACTGGGAGAAACATAACAAGTCCTGTATTCTCCACCTGAGGGCACTAGCTACAAGCAGTTGTCGTCAGGCTCCCATATCTATCCCACTCTGAAGTTTCAGACCGACTTTACCTGTTGGCGTCGGCACATTTGACCAGGATGGTCTCCACCACGGACCGGAGCAGCTGCTGCAGGCGCGAGCGTTCAGACACGGAGTGGCAGGGCGTGTACACCAGCATGGCCCGCAAGGTTTTCTACAACAAGGGGGTGAGAGGCCAGGGTTCACATTAACACTTtaaacatacagtcagtactaCAAACACTATCCCTAGTCCTGTGTGTGGAACATGGGTAAATACAAGAACAGTGATAGTGAATGTGACAACAATATCGTCCAGTCTAAAGTATAATAACTTACTATCAACTATGAGTTTTAAATACTTTATATaaagcccccccccaaaaaaaaaatgttgggcCCTACATGACTAAACCAAACACGGGAAATGCTGAGACTGAAAGTTGCGTAAAAACAAttcaaattaaaaaataaatgcgCAACACAAGAACTCTTGGAGCCCAAATGTAACACTAATAAGGCGGTTGGGGAAATTGCGCTTTCGACCCAGTCGAGTTACGACCCAGTCTATTCCTGTGAGAATATGTCCACCTGGGCCTGACCACAAGGTCATAAGAGACCCTCTGTGGCCTCGGCTGGAGGTGGAGGGCACTTGGTGGTGCTCCCcccaggagaggggtagaggtgctGGGTTACAGGCGGTGCAGCCTGACCCTTACtcccagagagagaagaggtgtggGGAGTGGTGACTGATAGAGCGTTGCATTGGAATGCTGCccagagaccgatagagagaaagggactcagactctttctccccctccctccctcaggcaGACAAGGCTACTCCTTCCTCCAACCACCTCATCCCACTCACTCACAAATCACTcaaacacaccactacatacacgCATgcagtccctccctctccctcaaccTCCATTACTACATTCTCCACAGCCTACTCTACTCTCAGGAGAGACGGATCATATCAATAAACAAGCATTTTAgcaaaacaaacaaaacttcCAAAGGGGAAGCCACATCACATGGTATGACAAGGCAAGAAAATAGGACCCCATCAAAGTTATTGTAATGGTGGCTCTGGCATTTTCACTCGTTACAAGGTCCTAGGTAGTGTGCACGTAGCTAACGACTGAGCACACTTTCTAAGGCTGACTCAAACAAAGTAGGCTTTTCAAAACGGCAATTTAAGTCGATTTTTGTCCCACTCTTCCAACTCTGGTTGTGCCCATGGTATTTTTAGTCCACTCCCCGCCATTACCAACATCCCCTGCTTTGTCTTAAACGAAGAATACAACAGACGCCAAAAGTCTGTCTGCTGCTAAACACGCTGGAAAGCCCCCAGAGGAGACAGAACCCTTTTTGTTTTCCATAACCACAGCTCTGCTGAAGCAAAGTGCCGCAGGGGGAAATGTCAAGCTCCCCAGAGGttctgcagtttttttttttttttttttaagccacCAATAAATATTGTTCTCTAAAAGAGACGAAGTAGAAGAAATTCGGCTCGGAGGAGTGAAAAAAAGAGACGCTCAATCTGTCCCTGGAGAATCCCTGCTAGTTTGACTTCAGGACTAGCCAGGCTAGCTTGTTGTTGAAGTGGACTTTAGGACAATTCAAGACCCgtggtgtgagagagataggCCAAGAGGTGAAAGCGGAGATCGGGTAGGGCCAACTAATCAATTCCTGAGTACCGTTAACAATACGGTTCATGTGTTCAGCACCGGGTTCATGGCAATGAGCTGAAGTTACTTGACCCTCTATGCATTGCAATCACTGTgtacatgcagtacagtgtaccaTTTGTCTTTGAAGTGATGGTGATTCCTGGAAGACAAACGTTTTGGAAGCGCTGTTTATGGTCGGGGCTTCAGACTTTATGGGGCCAAAATGCTTTCCTTGACAGCTGGAGTATGGTACAGTCATATTTAAGAAAATAAGGTACTAAAACACTCACACTGCTCTTTTTACTAGTACCAACTTCGCTGATAACTATTTAATTATcagctatgactgtgatatgtggttgtcccacctagctatcttaagatgaatgcaggAACTgttaagtggctctggataagaccatctgctaaatgactaaatgttGAGTCTCACCAGTGCAGCCACGTAGACCTTGTAGACAGGGTCAGCACACACCATGGAGAGGACACTACAGCATGACTCCACCACCACGTCACCCGACACCTCAGAGCAGCCCGCCCCGGCCCCTAGCCCCGCCCCCGGCCAGGAGCGTTCACCATTGGCCAGGAGGAGCGCGCCGCTGACGTCATGCGACAGCCGCCGCAGGGCCATCTCCCTGATGTTCCAGTTCCTGGAGAACAGACAACCCACCACCTCCATGCCAAACACCTtgggaggacagagacagtaaATTAGTCTGAAAGGAATATGGCACTGATCGGATAGAGACACAAGTACACGTAAACCCCTCTTTGTAGGCAAAGGGAAAGGAATAGTCCCAAAAATGCAAGCTCAAAAGGTTATTCAAGAATTTGAAAGTATAAGACAGGATCCCTACATTATAGACCCCCACGTCCATCTTCCCACCCCTCTCACCTTTATCCAAGGCTCAGCAAGTTCTTTGTACGTCTGGGGGATCTGCTGGACCCCGTATTGGGGCAGGGTGAAGTCCCCCTCCTGGGACGATGACCCCCCTCTTGAACCCCCTTCACTGTGGGACGAGGACGCTGCCGCATTCTCCATGGAGACAGATGAGGGGTCATGGCTGCCAAGAAAGAAGCCAAAGTCAGTCTGAGCTTTTAGCGACTTTTGGGGGACTCAAAATGGTGGTGGTAGACAGGTAACTAGACTAAGTTTGAATTGTAGTTCTGAGCATTTGATATTACAATCAAGAATGGCCACGAATATGCTGATTCAGGCTTGGTCAGAATTCAGGAGTATACTTTCAGAATATAATGAAATGGAAGGGGGGGGAATCATATTCTAAAGACACCAGGAATCAACCCAGCAAAACCGGAAAATTAGATAGCGGGTCATCATAAttgcaaacaaacaaaaaaacgtaGAAAAACAACTGGGTACAATTTCAGGGCGGAGGGGGTAACAGATACTTTGACAGTATTCATGTCTTaagggggaaaaaacaacaacagctaTCATTTCATTCCCAGGCAGAAGCACAAAACAAGGGCTGGTGCCTGGCTGTCTGGCTCACATAACCGCACTGTGGAGGGGATCGAGCTTACGACAAACCTACGAACACAGGTGCGCACACTAACATACGTGTGCATACTCACACACACGGCACCAAGTTCAAAGAAGTTCTTGAGGCTAGTGTATTTAGCATGTACTTATGGTACGAAATGGGCTCATTCAGGGATAAGTAACATTATACACCACTAGAGCATTCAGATAAACATTGTGGAGACATTAAAATGTCTATAGTTTTTAGTTCTATAATGCTTTACAGTGGCTGGTTGTAAGAGTTGAGAGCTAAGGGAATGGTGATGTGTGTGGGGTGAGTGTCGaatggtgatgtgtgtgtgtgtgtggggggggctgcGTCTCGAATGGTGATGTGTGGGGGGGTATATATGATGGGGCTGTTGACACTGGTATTCCTGAACTCCCAATCTGGGCTCAGTTGTTGGCTTCTATTAAGCTTTAAGTGGAATGGCTCTGGCACACTGCGTTAGCGTAGCCCTGTTTGACCTAGCATGATATAGCCTAGCGCACCACTAACATGCTAATGTGATGTTCTGGCACACTGCGTTAGCGTAGCCCTGTTTGACCTAGAATGATATAGCCTAGCGCACCGCTAATGTGATGGCTCTGGCACACTGTGTTAGCGTAGCCCTGTTTGACCTAGAATGATATAGCACCACTAACATGCTAATGGGAGACTAGTtgggatcaaggcaaagatgaacggagcaaagtacagagagatccttgatgaaaacctgctccagagtgctcaggatctcagaaggttgaccttccaacaggacaacgaccctaagcacacagccaagacaacgcaggagtggcttcgggacaagtccttgagtggcccagacagagcccggaattgaatccgatctctggagagacctgaaaatagctgcgcagcaGCGCTCGCCATCAAACCTGACTgagcttgaggggatctgcagagaagaatgggagaaactccccaaatacaggtgtgccaagcttgtagcgtcatacccaagaagacttgaggctgtaatcgctgccaaaggtgcttcagcaaagtactgagtaaaggtacTGAATAGTTATGGAAATGTAacatcagttttttatttttaaaatgtctaaaaacctgtttttgttttgccattatggggtattgtgggtagattgagggggaaatacattttaaaataaggcagtaacgtaacaaaatgtggaaaaggggaaagggcctgaatactttccgaatgcactgtagcgtAGCCTGTGACGTAGCCTGCAATGAATCCACAGACTCATTGTGCAGTTCCAAATCCCTAACACTTTATGAGCTTATAAACAGCTTATAAACCATTCAATTGTTAGCTAACTGTTAGTTAACCATAACTCGCATTCAGCTTGCATGAGATTTGTGAAGCTCCACAGCTGTTCTGTCATCTCAGACGAGGCAGGTGTTTCCTTTCCTCTCAGACACAAATATAGTGAAGCCGCTTCCCCCGTCTTTCACACAACAATACCAGATACCAGCTGGTGCGCTGTCAAATCattccccctcccccatcccaggagtctTTCCAGGAGTTACTAGTTCCTAGCCCACACAAACGCATGTTAAAATTACCTGTAAAAATCATGGGACTTCCACTTGGCTCTACAGAGGGGGCAGATGAGCGTCTCGTGGTTCCGCCGGCATTCCTCAGCCCCTGCGAGACAGAAAGACGGTCCAACAGAATTAGCTCTCCCCCAGTTTAGAAAAAAGGACAATGCACTGACTGGCTGTCAAGGAAGTCAATGCGCCAATAAAATGGAGCAACAATTAGACTggagtttagagagagagaagagggctaGGGCCTCGGCACGAACGTGGCAGACTATCGAGAGGgctgtatagggctgtgtgtgtaatgGGAGTAAGTGGAGTGGCCTGTGGTGGTGCTTGCTGGACTATAAAACCTTCATGGATGACTGCATGGAGTCACTAAATGTCAGACGAGTCCATTTCTGAGGCCGGGCCACAGAGACCCAGGTCTTAAGCAGTCAGTCGGTCGATGTTAGGGGAGGTCGCTAACGGCTCGGAGCCTATTAGAATTTCCCCCTTCACAGAGTCAGCCTCTGTTTGACGAGGTGTGGGGTGAATAAACATGTATTTTGAGAGAAGCTGATACAGTGAAATGGCACTAAAATAGACAGAGTAGAAGCTCTGAAAGTCTTGTTTTCACTCAGTGCTTTTCTTCACCAGTTGAAGTAGTTGGTGTACAGTGGTAGTGCCATAATAGATATATATGTGCATAGTGTTCCTAAAAGCAACTACAACAGAATACCATATGCCCCTCAAATAGAAAAATCTGGACCTTGATGCCAGTTTAACTGCTTTTTAAAAAAGTATTCTTCCCCTCTAAATCAGGGacggatttagacctgggacaccaggtgagtgcaattaattatctggtagaacagaaaaccagcagtactcaGGACCTCGTAGAGTCAGATTTCAATACCCGCCTTATGAACTAACCCCAAGTGTTACTGGGGTAAAACTATTTTGACAATGTCAGAGCTCACCTTGGCTTAGATGACACGAACCATATTACACTGTACACGCGTCAAAAGTATAAATGAGTTGAACTtctgatagtgtactgtagtactcACTGACATGCAGTCTTCTGATAGCGTACTGTAGTACTCACAGACATGCAGTCTTCTGATAGCGTACTGTAGTACTCACAGACATGCAGTCTTCTGATAGCGTACTGTAGTACTCACAGATAGACATGCATTTTCTGATAGCGAACCGTAGTACTCACAGACATGCATCTTCTGATAGCGAACCGTAGTACTCACAGATATGCAGTCTTTTGATAGCGTACTGTAGTACTCACAGATAGACATGCAGTCTTTTGATAGCGAACCGTAGTACTCACAGATAGACATGCAGTGGTGGTGCAGCTTGTTCCTGCAGCCTTCCTCACACACAGTCAGACTCTCCTCATCCAGCATGTCCAACAGACAGATAGGACACATCTGCTCCTCTTCATCCTTCAGactactgacagagagagacagaaggggtgagagagagaggggggcagagagagaaagagagacacagagagggggatgcagagagatggggaagagaaaaATAAaggacatatacatatatatacatacacactgctcaaaaaaattaagggaacactaaaataacacatcctagatctgaatgaatgaaataatcttaaatacttttttctttacatagttgaatgtgctgacaacaaaatcacacaaaaattatcaatggaaatcaaatctatcaacccatggaggtcgggatttggagtcacactcaaaattaaagtggaaaaccacactacaggctgatccaactttgatgtaatgtccttaaaacaagtcaaaatgaggctcagtagtgtgtgtggcctccacgtgcctgtatgacctccctacaacgcctgggcatgctcctgatgaggtggcggatggtctcctgagggatctcctcccagacctggacagtctgtggtgcaacgtggcgttggtggatggagcgagacatgatgtcccagatgtgctcaattggattcaggtctgggaacgggcgggccagtccatagcatcaatgccttcctcttgcaggaactgctgacacactccagccacatgaggtctagcattgtcttgcattaggaggaacccaaggccaaccgcaccagcatatggtctcacaaggggtctgaggatctcatctcggtacctaatggcagtcaggttacctctggcgagcacatggagggctgtgcggcccccccaaagaaatgccaccccacaccatgactgacccaccgccaaaccggtcatgctggaggatgttgcaggcagcagaacgttctccacggcgtctccagactctgtcacgtctgtcacatgtgctcagtgtgaacctgctttcatctgtgaagagcacagggcgccagtggcgaatttgccaatcttggtgttctctggcaaatgccaaacgtcctgcacggtgttgggctgtaagcacaacccccacctgtggacgtcgggccctcataccaccctcatggagtctgtttctgaccgtttgagcagacacatgcacatttgtggcctgctggaggtcttTGGCAgattggccaacaacctccttccgtcagtaagagcattgaagatgggtcgtggctgggtcttccagcatgacaacgacccgaaacacaaagccagggcaactaaggagtggctccgaaagaagcatctcaaggtcctggagtggcatagccagtctccagacctgaacccaatagaaaatctttggagggagctgaaagtccgtattgcccagcgacagccccgaaacctgaaggatctggagaaggtctgtatggaggagtgggccataATTCCTGcttgcagtgtgtgcaaacctggtcaagaactacaggaaatgtatgatctctgtaattgtaaataaaggtttctgtaccaaatattaagttctgcttttctgatgtatcaaatacttatgtcatgcaataaaatgcaaatgaattacttaaaaaccatacaatgtgattttctggattttttttttagattccgtctctcacagtatgataaaaattacagacctctacatgctttgtaagtaggaaaacctgtcaAATCGTTTgtgtatcaaatactttttctccccactgtatatataaaaataacGGCCAGggcagaaagggaaagagaaatgGATGCTGGACCAATGTGTTAAACCAATGCTTGACCCTCGTTCACATCAAAATCAAAAATTTGACACCACTTATGTTTATACAACTTGGTGGTATTCAAGGGCCTTCTTGCATAATGTTTTACAATACAACATctgtaccctgtgtgtgtgtgtacactaccTGCTGTCGTTGCTCGAGGCGCCAGAGTTGCTGGACGGACAGGACGTGTGGGGGTTGGACATGCGCGACACAAACTTCTGAATGGTATTGCGCGACGGCGCCTTGATGCGCGAGCTGCGGCGATTGTGGTACTTCTGGAACAAGCTCTCCACCTGGAGACAGTGCCACAGTTAGCAGTCGTAGGGAGAAATTTGCCCTagacgctgatcttgggtcagatTGGCATTCTCTCTACTAGTGGTAAAGTATCTACGTATTCAAGTGCATATCTAACGTGCATTCAAGATGGTGCAAGTTATTGAAAGTTAACATAAATTAGAAATATTCTAGCTTTGAAGTTTCTTTGGAAATTGGTCATTACAAAATGGGTTTAGCTAATCATGTATGCCCTTCTCAAACTATTGTTTCAACCTGAAGCATACTGTGCTGGTTTCGGATATCCCCATTTTCACATTGTCCTGGTTTCAGCAACTATGGTGGATCCTTAAACAGGCCAGCACGGTACAGCTCAGTTTGCTCAGCTCAGTAGGGAGAAAGGGGAATTACACAGATTGGTTACAGGGCATGTCAGTTGGTTGC includes:
- the map3k1 gene encoding mitogen-activated protein kinase kinase kinase 1 isoform X2; amino-acid sequence: MATAGSRTSSSGIYESNNSTNVESCLQGNSSTPSLPSSHGKAKSSTGENSQWRRKDLRKVRSVDLDKPESLLLSPETGTAPISAQLHFLSISSPGAVQATLLQKTPHIQQSNSLTDHPLSDKTTNSLSTAAQELLKTSFKNSSDHLSPDNGATVTSIEVNTTQNSRDMESKDTLRGLQKMEDRPEERMIREKLKATCMPTWKHEWLERRSRRGPVVVKPVPLRPDGSEAGCKGAEVGADAPTSSSPQQSRGRRSPSPGPPSSSSSSSGRAGGKPESPGVRRKRASPVPFQSGRVTPPRRAPSPDGFSPYSPEETSRRVNKVMRARLYLLQQIGPNSFLIGGDSPDNKYRVFIGPQTCSCGRGAFCIHVLFVMLRVFQLEPSDPLLWRKTLKNFEVESLFQKYHNRRSSRIKAPSRNTIQKFVSRMSNPHTSCPSSNSGASSNDSSLKDEEEQMCPICLLDMLDEESLTVCEEGCRNKLHHHCMSIWAEECRRNHETLICPLCRAKWKSHDFYSHDPSSVSMENAAASSSHSEGGSRGGSSSQEGDFTLPQYGVQQIPQTYKELAEPWIKVFGMEVVGCLFSRNWNIREMALRRLSHDVSGALLLANGERSWPGAGLGAGAGCSEVSGDVVVESCCSVLSMVCADPVYKVYVAALKTLRAMLVYTPCHSVSERSRLQQLLRSVVETILVKCADANSRTSQLSVSTLLELCKGQLGELAVGREILKAGSIGIGGVDYVLNCILGPQTEANNWQALLGRLCLIDRLLLEFPAEFYPHIVSGGDWHQSQTLGDRYQKLLPLLSFSLQSIDNSHSMVGKLSRRVFLSAARMVARVPHVFVKLLDMLSVTSSTHYARMRRRLLAIAEEMDILDAINLGLENMEHSASEAHQRANAAFLEPSAPQNSPNVTESNTPTHTVQMTSGKGGRGFSGNVGASPEDISERLAAISTSAGRPNMATSTCGGALAEHQKPPVQARNRPLSQCLNSTPTSQAPSLPSPSASHPPPSFPGPDSSTKPRPQSFVPSKLASTAPSASSCSPGSQRRFPQQKPFSNKDPEKQLPSPCFTQARPLPSSQIHRPKPSRPTPSEGAKTLCTSPTPRASKMGMMLDLQGEKPSLSTSASGGEGPSTGGHMGGATTLISSEDSCFTPVEEKFRGLDASAELNSSMEDLLEASLPVAGDTTTVTFQSEVAVLSPERAGDGPGGGGEVGMYSEDVTQHQKCKEKMEAEEEAALAVVMAMSESQDALPVIPQLQVDKDQDIIIIQADTPETLPGHTKAKQPYREGQEWLKGQQIGLGAFSSCYQAQDVGTGTLMAVKQVTYVRNTSSEQEEVVTALREEIRMMAHLNHPNIIRMLGATCEKSNYNLMVEWMAGGSVSHLLNKYGAFKEAVIINYTEQLLRGLAYLHENQIIHRDIKGANLLIDSTGQRLRIADFGAAARLASKGTGAGEFQGQLLGTIAFMAPEVLRGQQYGRSCDVWSVGCAIIEMSCAKPPWNAEKHSNHLALIFKIASATTAPSIPPQLTPGLRDVTLRCLELQPADRPPSRELLKHPVFRLNW